From Chloracidobacterium sp. N, the proteins below share one genomic window:
- the sctQ gene encoding type III secretion system cytoplasmic ring protein SctQ: MSQTLDDPFAFDLFAQPVAPVEPEATPPPTEEPLARERHWTDALPKCSRAEVEASRRLGSVPTWLFGAMFRAAAPRLLTILRTPPELFGMTSFGWSEVSAAELGQTTDSHRFCATFGVGQPEATLFLQTDASFAAALVERMLGGNGTPPDGLRQVTSAEAAALEFLLLTLAWDVNALLGEPTLRLTSCARWLSFGHFQSAATSDTPTRYLVGTVSLKFAEAVGFAEFILDAATLEAFRQVGSHLLARPVSDPTLALIRQKHVAELARVQPTFSAALVIGLVEATYGELRTLEIGDFVILETIQSVLQPGGIGSVTVGVPETLMLFGELDDEFRLTIQDIVPTLPMLSSEETSMPTEETATPPAVSLDDLAVTVRIELAARRLRLEEVAQLRTGYVLELGCKPTDPVTLTIDGRPIARGELVDVEGRLGVRITQARS; the protein is encoded by the coding sequence ATGAGTCAAACCCTGGATGATCCCTTTGCCTTTGATCTGTTTGCCCAGCCCGTGGCCCCGGTTGAACCGGAAGCGACGCCCCCACCAACGGAGGAGCCGCTGGCCCGCGAGCGGCACTGGACGGACGCGCTGCCCAAATGCTCCCGGGCCGAGGTCGAGGCCAGCCGCAGACTGGGCAGCGTTCCGACCTGGCTTTTCGGAGCGATGTTCCGGGCAGCCGCGCCCCGGTTGCTGACCATTCTCCGTACGCCGCCGGAACTGTTCGGGATGACTTCCTTCGGTTGGTCTGAAGTCAGCGCAGCCGAACTTGGGCAAACCACGGACAGTCACCGTTTCTGCGCCACTTTTGGCGTTGGTCAACCGGAAGCGACTCTGTTTCTGCAAACGGACGCCAGCTTTGCGGCGGCGCTCGTGGAACGCATGCTGGGCGGCAACGGCACCCCGCCGGACGGTCTGCGCCAGGTCACTTCAGCCGAGGCAGCGGCGCTGGAGTTTTTGCTGCTTACCCTGGCCTGGGATGTCAACGCCTTGCTTGGCGAGCCGACGCTGCGGCTGACATCCTGCGCGCGCTGGCTGTCCTTTGGACATTTCCAGTCGGCCGCCACGTCCGACACCCCGACCCGCTATCTGGTGGGCACCGTCAGCCTGAAGTTTGCCGAAGCCGTCGGATTTGCCGAATTCATCCTGGACGCGGCAACGCTCGAAGCATTTCGCCAGGTGGGCAGCCACCTCTTGGCGCGGCCGGTTTCCGACCCCACACTGGCGCTCATTCGCCAGAAGCACGTGGCTGAGCTGGCCAGGGTGCAGCCGACGTTTTCCGCCGCACTGGTCATCGGACTGGTCGAAGCGACCTACGGAGAGCTTCGCACGCTCGAAATCGGCGACTTTGTCATCCTCGAAACAATCCAGTCGGTGCTCCAGCCGGGCGGCATCGGGAGCGTCACGGTAGGCGTTCCAGAAACCCTGATGCTGTTCGGTGAACTGGATGACGAATTTCGCTTGACCATCCAGGACATCGTTCCCACATTACCCATGCTTTCGTCCGAGGAAACTTCCATGCCGACTGAAGAAACGGCCACGCCACCGGCCGTATCCCTGGATGACCTTGCCGTGACGGTACGCATTGAGCTGGCGGCGCGCCGCCTGCGCCTTGAGGAAGTGGCCCAGTTGCGCACAGGGTACGTCCTCGAACTCGGTTGCAAGCCGACCGATCCGGTGACGCTGACGATTGATGGCCGTCCCATTGCGCGCGGTGAACTCGTGGATGTCGAGGGCCGTCTGGGGGTACGCATCACCCAGGCACGGAGCTAA
- a CDS encoding flagellar biosynthetic protein FliO — MLALIGWQATTEPLPPTGGGFFWALLQTLVALGIVCSVAYVTLRVVLPKLGGLGLRRPTGLMHIVDVLPLEPRRTLYVVEVNGKYLLVGVSEAGLQVMETLDAAAVGKHLAARETSQPPPLLAQSVGRWLMRK; from the coding sequence ATGCTGGCGCTCATCGGATGGCAGGCCACCACCGAACCGCTTCCGCCAACCGGCGGCGGTTTCTTTTGGGCACTGCTCCAGACCCTCGTCGCGCTGGGGATTGTCTGTAGCGTCGCTTATGTCACCCTGCGGGTTGTCCTGCCGAAACTGGGCGGCCTCGGTCTGCGCCGGCCGACCGGGTTGATGCACATTGTGGACGTTCTGCCGCTCGAACCGCGCCGGACGCTGTATGTCGTTGAAGTCAACGGAAAGTACCTGCTGGTCGGCGTCTCGGAAGCCGGACTTCAGGTTATGGAAACCCTTGATGCGGCTGCCGTCGGGAAGCACCTGGCAGCGCGTGAGACCTCCCAGCCCCCGCCGCTGCTGGCGCAGTCCGTCGGGCGGTGGCTGATGCGAAAGTGA
- the sctR gene encoding type III secretion system export apparatus subunit SctR has product MALRSGLVKAVATLSLFAGMGISSSLVATAQGALQANPVVLVVTLGALALAPFALIMMTSFVKISVVLSILRNALGTQQVPPNQVITGISLILTIFIMAPVAEKMLEEAGLSDATAPVFTEMRADTLFKALDKGKEPLRAFLERNAHEADRRLFLGLAQRLAQKNGKDPNAITVRDFRVVVPAFVTSQLTEAFQIGFLLFIPFLVIDMLVSNILQAMGMFMLSPTMISLPFKLLLFVLVKGWVTLIQNLVLSYA; this is encoded by the coding sequence ATGGCATTGCGTTCTGGTCTTGTGAAAGCCGTGGCGACGCTTTCCCTCTTTGCCGGGATGGGCATCAGTTCGTCTCTGGTGGCGACGGCGCAGGGGGCGCTTCAGGCGAACCCGGTGGTGTTGGTTGTCACCCTGGGCGCGCTGGCGCTGGCTCCGTTTGCGCTCATCATGATGACCTCGTTCGTCAAAATCTCGGTTGTCCTTTCCATCCTCAGAAACGCGCTGGGCACGCAGCAGGTGCCGCCCAACCAGGTTATCACCGGGATTTCGCTCATTCTGACGATATTCATCATGGCGCCTGTCGCTGAGAAAATGCTGGAGGAAGCCGGCCTGTCGGACGCCACCGCGCCGGTTTTCACGGAAATGCGGGCGGATACGCTGTTCAAGGCGCTGGACAAGGGCAAGGAGCCACTCCGTGCCTTTCTCGAACGCAATGCCCACGAGGCTGACCGCCGCCTGTTTCTGGGGCTGGCCCAGCGTCTGGCGCAGAAAAACGGCAAGGACCCGAATGCCATTACGGTACGGGATTTCCGCGTCGTCGTGCCGGCGTTTGTCACCAGCCAGTTGACCGAGGCGTTTCAGATTGGCTTCCTGCTGTTCATTCCCTTCCTCGTCATTGACATGCTCGTGTCGAACATCCTGCAGGCGATGGGGATGTTCATGCTGTCGCCGACGATGATTTCCCTGCCTTTCAAACTGCTGCTCTTTGTGCTGGTCAAAGGCTGGGTGACGCTCATCCAGAATCTCGTGCTCAGCTATGCCTGA
- the fliQ gene encoding flagellar biosynthesis protein FliQ, producing MQTFLTLANQTLWLILILSLPALVVSLVVGLVISLLQALTQIQEQTLTFVPKMIATVLTLIFFGSWTFTQLITFTQQVMSYIPKVSALP from the coding sequence ATGCAGACATTTTTGACGCTGGCCAACCAAACCCTCTGGCTGATTCTCATTTTGTCCCTGCCGGCGCTGGTGGTGAGTCTTGTCGTGGGGCTGGTCATCAGCCTGCTGCAAGCCCTGACGCAAATTCAGGAGCAGACGCTGACGTTCGTGCCCAAGATGATTGCTACCGTACTGACGCTGATTTTCTTTGGAAGCTGGACGTTTACCCAACTCATCACCTTTACGCAGCAGGTGATGTCCTACATTCCGAAGGTCAGTGCACTGCCGTAG
- a CDS encoding transposase, whose protein sequence is MRYDPERHHRRSIRLKGYDYTRMGAYFVTLCTQGRVCLFGEIMAGEMRLNAYGEIVAESWRWLATQYDYVELDEWVVMPNHLHGIIVITGDGRGGSGGTDGSDGRGGDDVADGFDVTGGSHGRGGSHGRGGSRTAPTTMAPTAAPTTPTTPTVPAGKRKPLGRLIGAFKTVSTKRINDRRGTPGATVWQRNYYEHIIRHAESLNRIRAYILNNPLQWHLDHEHAPATDAPPWADE, encoded by the coding sequence ATGCGGTATGACCCTGAAAGGCATCACCGCCGTTCAATCCGCCTGAAGGGCTACGATTACACCCGGATGGGGGCGTATTTTGTCACCCTCTGCACGCAGGGGCGGGTGTGTCTGTTTGGGGAGATCATGGCGGGTGAAATGCGGTTGAATGCGTACGGGGAAATTGTTGCCGAATCCTGGCGGTGGCTGGCGACGCAATACGATTATGTGGAATTGGACGAATGGGTGGTCATGCCCAACCACCTGCACGGAATCATCGTGATCACGGGCGATGGCCGGGGCGGTTCCGGCGGCACGGACGGTTCCGATGGCAGGGGCGGTGATGATGTTGCGGACGGTTTTGATGTTACGGGCGGTTCGCATGGTAGGGGCGGTTCGCATGGTAGGGGCGGTTCGCGAACCGCCCCTACCACCATGGCACCGACCGCCGCACCAACCACCCCCACCACGCCGACCGTTCCTGCGGGAAAACGCAAACCCCTCGGCCGTTTGATCGGCGCATTCAAAACGGTATCCACCAAACGCATCAACGATCGCCGTGGCACGCCCGGCGCAACCGTCTGGCAACGCAATTATTACGAACACATCATCCGCCACGCGGAATCCCTCAACCGCATCCGCGCCTACATCCTGAATAACCCCCTTCAATGGCATCTGGATCACGAACACGCGCCGGCAACCGACGCTCCCCCGTGGGCGGACGAATGA
- a CDS encoding iron-sulfur cluster assembly accessory protein, which translates to MIFLTAKAVEEVKKFMASENIGADGGLRVRVMPGGCSGFQYGLDVEDAPREDDEIIVHDNNGGIRLFVDPFSGQYLEGVEIDYVSSVMGSGFTFKNPSATGSCGCGTSFTV; encoded by the coding sequence ATGATCTTTTTGACAGCCAAGGCAGTTGAAGAAGTGAAGAAGTTTATGGCATCCGAGAACATTGGGGCGGACGGTGGTTTGCGCGTCCGCGTCATGCCCGGCGGGTGCTCAGGCTTCCAGTATGGACTCGATGTCGAGGATGCCCCACGTGAAGATGATGAAATCATCGTTCACGACAACAATGGTGGCATCCGCCTGTTCGTGGACCCCTTTAGCGGGCAATATCTGGAAGGCGTGGAAATTGATTATGTGTCGAGTGTGATGGGTTCAGGCTTCACGTTCAAGAACCCCTCGGCAACCGGCTCATGTGGCTGTGGCACTTCGTTCACGGTGTAG
- a CDS encoding tellurite resistance TerB family protein: MPDVPSTEAAAEVPTDDQPFAGFPREELLAFVRGVANIVAADGKVAEEERVMLYGLVHQTGLSILDEDVKAAIEAELAGPSPIEKVIKPVTNPLLRRALYQTCVEVAVADGHLADEERLKLVEIAGVFGLNSDAARDFIQWTLDSIAIEQRGREIITKL, translated from the coding sequence ATGCCCGACGTACCTTCAACTGAGGCTGCGGCTGAAGTCCCGACAGATGACCAGCCCTTTGCCGGTTTTCCACGGGAGGAGTTGCTGGCCTTCGTGCGTGGTGTGGCCAACATCGTGGCCGCAGATGGCAAGGTGGCTGAAGAAGAGCGTGTGATGCTCTACGGCCTTGTTCACCAGACCGGTCTTTCCATTCTCGATGAGGACGTCAAGGCGGCCATCGAAGCCGAACTCGCCGGTCCATCGCCAATTGAGAAAGTCATCAAACCGGTCACCAATCCGCTCCTGCGCCGGGCGTTGTATCAGACTTGTGTCGAAGTTGCCGTCGCAGATGGCCACCTGGCGGATGAAGAGCGTTTGAAGCTTGTCGAGATTGCCGGTGTGTTCGGCCTCAACTCCGATGCCGCGCGCGACTTCATCCAGTGGACGCTCGACAGTATTGCCATTGAGCAGCGGGGACGGGAAATCATCACCAAGCTCTGA